From Oryza sativa Japonica Group chromosome 4, ASM3414082v1, one genomic window encodes:
- the LOC136356172 gene encoding uncharacterized protein produces the protein MAASEAVHDEAADASLGPTPSGDAQDQTGPGVARDEAGASIGGPSRAASSSRQLFPTPSAAPLSAEPLLQALAAANTAVLDGFNAQVEALQAERAELDAAWARVEEGRRSVEAMVEAGRKAHRRHVSDLEARKTALAEIAREVEEERGAALIATTVMIEAQDSLRLQHGNWEAELKKKLDAAQGVLDAAAAREQRATETEAALRRREEALEARAMALEERACVAEKVLADREAAVTSREATLAAHESACAEEESALRLREDALAERERALEEAEAEAQRLADSLSLREAALTEQARRNLESARDPNFSPWMALDEFPPGTEDSARAQVRDAADHIVHSFEGSAPRLAFAPNSDEEGDVSGADDVEDEAGDPGASD, from the exons atggcggcTTCCGAGGCAGttcacgacgaggccgcggacgcctcgcttgggcccaccccttcgggcgacgcccaggaccaaacagGTCCGGGGGTGGCCCGCGATGAGGCCGGCGCGTCCattggcgggccgagccgcgcggcgtcTTCTTCAAGGcagctcttccccacgccttccgccgccccgctgagcgcagagccccttctgcaggccttagcCGCCGCAAATACCGCGGTGTTGGATGGGTTCaatgcccaggtggaggccctgcaggcggagcgtgcggagctcgacgccgcatgggcgcgtgtcgaggaggggcggcgctcggtggaggccatggtagaagcgggccgcaaggcacaccgccggcacgtctcagatcTTGAGGCCCGCAAGACGGCACTGGCGGAGATCGctcgagaggtggaggaggagcggggggctgccctcatcgccaccactgtgatgatcgaggcgcaggactccctccgccttcagcacgggaactgggaggcggagctgaagaaaaagctcgacgccgcccagggggttcTTGATGCCGCCGCTGCACGAGAGCAGCGAGCGacggagaccgaagcggcgctccggcggcgtgaagaggccctcgaggcgcgcgccatggcgctggaggagcgcgcctgcgtcgcgGAGAAAgtcctggcggaccgcgaggccgccgtcacctcccgggaggcaacgctggcggcgcacgagtctgcctgcgccgaagaggagtccgcactccgcctccgcgaagaCGCGCTtgccgagcgggagcgagctctcgaagaGGCCGAGGCCGAAGCGCAACGGTTGGCGGACTCCCTGTCCCTCCGTGAGGCAGCGCTGACGGAGCAGGCCCGCCGCAATTTGGAatcc gccagggaccccaacttctctccgtggatggcgctggacgagttcccacCTGGGACTGAAgacagcgcgcgcgcgcaggtccgggacgccgccgaccacatcgtccacagcttcgagggttcggcccctcggctcgcgttcgcccccaactccgacgaggagggcgatgtcAGCGGTGCAGACGACGTGgaagacgaggccggcgacccgggcgcatcggattga